The following coding sequences are from one Bacillus mycoides window:
- a CDS encoding S-layer homology domain-containing protein, which translates to MQTGLQTIKRQVYYFNENGTMVTDWKDVDNKWYYFNENGIKVPNVFLDVPESHWGYDQISYMAGNKIINGYGNGYFGANDNLTREQLAAVLYKSLSLPDTSDNPFTDINDSPFKKEILSLTKSGIFSVNGEKTFNPKNTATRAEIAVVLTKAFNLKIKANYEFNDMKDHWANEYVKALYSNGIASGTGNKNFNSGANVSRAEMAVFLYRAINLNPNFVPKPI; encoded by the coding sequence ATGCAAACAGGCTTACAAACTATTAAGAGACAAGTATATTATTTTAACGAAAATGGTACTATGGTTACAGATTGGAAAGACGTAGATAATAAATGGTATTATTTTAATGAAAATGGCATTAAAGTTCCTAATGTATTTTTAGATGTTCCAGAAAGTCATTGGGGGTATGACCAAATATCATATATGGCAGGAAATAAAATTATAAATGGATATGGGAATGGTTACTTTGGAGCAAATGATAATCTTACACGTGAACAATTAGCAGCCGTCTTATATAAATCTTTATCACTGCCGGATACAAGTGATAATCCTTTTACAGATATAAATGATAGCCCATTTAAAAAAGAAATTTTGTCCTTAACGAAGAGCGGTATTTTTTCAGTAAATGGGGAAAAGACATTTAATCCAAAAAACACTGCGACAAGGGCTGAAATTGCAGTAGTGTTAACTAAAGCATTTAACTTGAAAATCAAAGCTAATTATGAATTCAATGATATGAAAGATCATTGGGCGAATGAATATGTAAAAGCTTTATATAGCAATGGGATTGCAAGTGGTACAGGAAATAAAAATTTCAATTCAGGAGCGAATGTTTCAAGAGCAGAAATGGCTGTATTTTTATATAGAGCAATCAACTTAAATCCGAATTTTGTACCAAAGCCTATTTAA
- a CDS encoding CgeB family protein, whose translation MKLLYITSGYSKIYQYLDQSIQRTLIDQNFEWLAVQPSELIEQLDFITTTFHPDIVFTLLGNHLPQKAIQYFKKRNIKLAVWLTEDPFYIDTSLLLLKNFDFIFTIDSEALKYYSGLGYTNVYHLPLATNIDVFKPGLRNSKYKSEILFIGYPYPTRVKLMQFLLEKTPYHYTVIGQHWRNKLIKKWKNHRRIKIIEEWIPPQEVALYYNNASLILNPHRSHLFSQNKNKNKVKNNTINNRTFDIAACQGFQIIEEKSDLSSFFNKDEIISYNSFEDCLNKVSFHLNDTISKRLMVEKIHTKVITQHTFHERIHFITTILQSQLY comes from the coding sequence ATGAAACTCTTATACATTACTTCCGGTTACTCAAAAATCTATCAATATCTAGATCAAAGCATACAGAGAACACTTATCGATCAAAATTTCGAATGGTTAGCAGTACAGCCGAGTGAATTAATAGAGCAATTGGATTTCATTACAACAACGTTTCATCCTGATATTGTTTTCACCTTATTAGGTAATCATCTACCACAAAAAGCAATTCAATATTTTAAAAAAAGGAACATTAAATTAGCTGTCTGGTTAACAGAGGACCCATTTTATATAGATACCTCTCTTCTTCTATTAAAGAACTTTGATTTTATATTTACTATTGATAGTGAAGCACTTAAATATTATTCAGGTTTAGGATATACCAATGTATACCACTTACCATTAGCAACTAATATAGATGTATTTAAGCCTGGTCTAAGAAATTCGAAATATAAAAGTGAAATATTGTTCATTGGATATCCTTATCCAACCCGAGTAAAATTGATGCAGTTTCTTTTGGAAAAAACCCCTTATCACTATACCGTTATTGGTCAACACTGGAGAAATAAGTTAATTAAAAAATGGAAAAATCACCGGAGAATTAAAATTATAGAAGAATGGATTCCACCTCAAGAAGTTGCACTCTATTATAATAACGCTAGTCTTATATTAAACCCTCATCGTAGTCATCTATTTTCACAGAATAAAAATAAAAATAAAGTAAAAAATAATACCATTAATAATCGTACGTTTGATATTGCAGCTTGCCAAGGCTTTCAAATTATTGAAGAAAAATCTGACCTTTCATCTTTCTTCAATAAAGATGAAATTATATCCTATAATAGCTTTGAGGACTGTTTAAATAAAGTATCTTTTCATTTGAATGATACGATTTCGAAAAGATTAATGGTCGAAAAAATTCATACAAAAGTTATTACACAGCATACTTTTCATGAGAGAATCCATTTTATTACGACTATTTTACAATCACAACTTTATTAG
- the pseI gene encoding pseudaminic acid synthase produces MSNLYIGGREIGNSSPPFIIAEMSGNHNQSLDRALQIVEAAAEAGAQGFKIQTYTPDTMTLNIENGDFLIQDTKSLWKGKTLYHLYKEAYTPWEWHKPIFDRCIELGMIPFSTPFDETAVDFLETLNVSCYKIASFENTDIPLIRKVATTGKPIIISTGMASIAELDETVRAAREEGCKELILLKCTSTYPASPKSTNIATIPHMKELFKCEVGLSDHTLGVGVSVASVALGATVIEKHLTLSRSDGGVDADFSMEPAEFKLLVSETEKAWESLGKVYYGPTDLEKDSLKFRRSLYVVENIKAGEAFTIENIKAIRPGNGLLPKHLSKIIGKKANKDIEKGTPVSWDLI; encoded by the coding sequence ATGAGTAATTTATATATCGGGGGTAGAGAGATTGGCAATAGCTCGCCACCATTTATTATTGCAGAAATGTCAGGGAATCATAATCAATCATTAGATAGAGCCTTGCAAATTGTAGAGGCAGCAGCAGAGGCTGGAGCACAAGGATTTAAAATTCAAACATATACACCAGATACAATGACTTTAAATATAGAAAATGGTGATTTTTTAATTCAGGATACGAAAAGCTTATGGAAAGGTAAAACACTTTATCATTTATATAAAGAAGCATATACACCATGGGAGTGGCATAAACCCATTTTTGATCGCTGTATAGAATTAGGAATGATACCATTTAGTACTCCATTTGATGAAACTGCTGTAGATTTTCTAGAAACATTGAATGTTTCTTGTTATAAAATCGCATCTTTTGAAAATACTGATATTCCCCTCATACGTAAAGTAGCAACGACAGGAAAACCAATAATCATTTCGACAGGTATGGCTTCTATTGCTGAATTAGATGAAACAGTAAGAGCTGCGAGAGAAGAGGGATGTAAAGAATTAATTCTATTAAAATGTACAAGTACGTATCCTGCATCTCCGAAATCTACAAATATAGCTACGATACCTCATATGAAGGAGTTATTTAAATGTGAAGTAGGTTTGTCTGATCATACACTTGGTGTAGGAGTATCTGTAGCGAGTGTCGCCTTGGGAGCCACAGTAATAGAGAAGCATTTAACGCTTTCGAGATCGGATGGAGGAGTTGACGCTGATTTTTCAATGGAACCTGCTGAATTTAAATTATTAGTAAGCGAAACTGAAAAAGCATGGGAATCTTTGGGTAAAGTATATTATGGCCCTACTGATTTAGAAAAAGATTCTTTAAAATTTAGAAGGTCATTATATGTTGTAGAAAACATAAAAGCGGGAGAGGCTTTCACGATAGAAAATATTAAAGCTATTAGACCAGGTAATGGCTTATTACCAAAACACCTATCCAAAATTATCGGAAAGAAAGCGAATAAGGACATTGAAAAAGGAACGCCTGTTTCGTGGGATCTTATTTGA
- the pseH gene encoding UDP-4-amino-4,6-dideoxy-N-acetyl-beta-L-altrosamine N-acetyltransferase — protein MLNIEKFHLKCIEKKDLNLILKWRNTEEIRSVMYEDHKITIDEHYKWFEKLKYDETMIARLLIYKEKPIGFVNFTKINKIDRTCNWGFYIGDKQSVRRAGTVLGIVALDYIFETNGIQKVCAEILESNRISLNFHQKLGFQEDGRHVNHIFRDNEFIDVITMTLFYEQWMERKEAIKKEIEGEKYE, from the coding sequence ATGTTAAACATTGAAAAATTCCATTTGAAATGTATAGAAAAGAAAGATTTAAATCTTATTTTAAAGTGGAGGAATACAGAAGAAATTCGTTCTGTTATGTACGAAGATCATAAAATAACAATAGACGAACACTATAAATGGTTTGAAAAACTAAAATATGATGAAACAATGATTGCAAGATTACTAATATATAAAGAAAAGCCAATTGGATTTGTTAATTTTACAAAAATAAATAAAATAGATCGAACTTGTAATTGGGGATTTTATATAGGAGACAAACAGAGTGTAAGGCGTGCTGGAACTGTATTAGGTATAGTAGCATTAGACTATATTTTTGAAACAAATGGCATACAAAAAGTATGTGCAGAAATATTAGAATCAAATCGTATTAGTTTAAACTTTCATCAGAAACTCGGCTTCCAGGAAGATGGAAGACATGTGAACCATATTTTCAGGGATAATGAATTTATCGACGTTATTACAATGACCCTTTTTTATGAACAATGGATGGAAAGGAAAGAAGCTATAAAAAAAGAAATTGAAGGTGAAAAATATGAGTAA
- the pseG gene encoding UDP-2,4-diacetamido-2,4,6-trideoxy-beta-L-altropyranose hydrolase has product MLEKKIVFRADASIEIGTGHIMRCLTLAQELQNKGAQIYFICRKLQGDLQRYILSKGFHVFLLDTNDENTEFSSTVYGSYLNWLKCHWFVDAQQTNDILSQLPQFDWLIVDHYGLDKKWETVFKKTVKKIMVIDDLADRVHDCELLLDQNLYESLNERYKELIPEHSLIKLGPKYAILRPEFHSAKKFLRKRTGAVEHIFIFFGGHDVTNETLKTLRAIQNINSDTLKIDVVVGSQNPHKKDIQNYCKSISNASFYCQIENIEEFMIRADLGIGAGGTTTWERCFLGLPSITITTAQNQIEVTKAVAEAGATWNIGTAESVSDETITKCLNKLLTDSDKVREMSNKALAIKCASNSDEITKIILGG; this is encoded by the coding sequence TTGCTTGAGAAAAAAATTGTCTTTCGTGCTGATGCATCTATTGAAATAGGGACGGGTCATATTATGCGTTGTTTAACATTGGCTCAGGAGTTACAGAATAAAGGTGCTCAAATTTATTTCATTTGTCGTAAGCTACAAGGTGATCTTCAGCGATATATTTTAAGTAAAGGATTCCACGTATTTTTATTAGATACAAATGATGAAAATACTGAATTCTCAAGTACAGTATATGGGAGTTATTTGAATTGGCTAAAATGTCATTGGTTTGTTGATGCACAACAAACCAATGACATTTTGTCTCAACTCCCCCAATTTGATTGGTTAATAGTTGATCATTATGGGTTAGATAAAAAGTGGGAGACTGTTTTTAAAAAAACTGTAAAAAAGATTATGGTAATTGACGATCTTGCAGATCGAGTACATGATTGTGAATTGTTATTAGATCAAAATCTATACGAAAGTCTTAATGAACGCTATAAAGAATTAATACCAGAGCACTCTTTAATAAAATTAGGACCTAAATATGCCATATTACGGCCAGAGTTCCATTCTGCTAAGAAATTTTTACGAAAAAGAACGGGTGCGGTTGAACATATTTTTATATTTTTTGGTGGGCACGATGTAACGAATGAGACATTAAAAACGTTAAGAGCTATACAAAATATTAATAGTGATACTTTAAAAATAGATGTAGTGGTAGGAAGCCAAAATCCTCATAAGAAAGATATTCAAAATTATTGCAAGAGCATTTCAAACGCTTCATTTTATTGTCAAATAGAGAATATTGAAGAGTTTATGATACGAGCGGATTTAGGGATAGGAGCTGGGGGCACAACAACATGGGAGCGCTGTTTTCTTGGATTACCTTCTATAACAATTACAACTGCACAAAATCAAATAGAAGTAACCAAAGCCGTTGCGGAGGCCGGAGCTACATGGAATATCGGTACAGCTGAAAGTGTTTCAGATGAAACCATTACGAAATGTCTAAACAAACTTTTAACAGATTCAGATAAAGTGAGAGAAATGTCTAATAAAGCTCTTGCCATAAAGTGTGCCAGTAATTCGGATGAAATAACAAAAATTATTTTAGGAGGATAG
- a CDS encoding cytidylyltransferase domain-containing protein produces MKGVLLELRSKKLLRAVTKVDIKKGEIITANKVDMELGIVENALNQLQFEELLPQVALYNLQAGTPLTKEVIEPPKVVIIVLCRLKSTRLPLKAILPIHGIPSIERCLINALAIPGGHQIILATSDVAQDNPLEKFDLGGKVKIFRGDPENTADRILQAAKQEKANIVMRITGDCPVVSPEINNYLLERHLKSGADYTQAQLSTLPVGTAGDIFTLEAIERLLKAPKTLNYTEYLPFYFINNPHLFRVNIVKLPPPLCYPSWRLTLDEQPDLDMFNELYKNLYVKDEPVFFQQIKDYILQNPELIQINSHVKLKWANQQSLVDELNRETKL; encoded by the coding sequence ATGAAAGGGGTGTTATTAGAATTGCGAAGCAAAAAGTTGTTAAGAGCAGTAACAAAAGTTGATATAAAAAAAGGAGAAATCATTACAGCTAATAAAGTTGATATGGAACTAGGTATCGTTGAAAATGCACTGAACCAGCTTCAGTTTGAGGAATTATTACCTCAAGTAGCTTTATATAATTTGCAAGCAGGAACTCCATTAACGAAAGAGGTTATTGAACCTCCTAAAGTAGTAATTATTGTACTTTGTAGATTAAAATCTACTAGGTTGCCTTTAAAAGCAATATTGCCAATACATGGAATCCCTTCTATTGAACGCTGTCTTATAAATGCATTAGCTATTCCTGGGGGACACCAAATCATACTTGCTACTTCAGATGTAGCACAAGATAATCCTTTAGAAAAATTTGATCTAGGTGGGAAGGTTAAAATTTTCAGAGGTGATCCAGAAAATACCGCAGATCGCATACTCCAAGCTGCAAAACAAGAAAAAGCAAACATTGTTATGCGGATTACAGGAGATTGCCCAGTTGTATCACCAGAAATCAATAATTATTTACTAGAGCGACATTTGAAAAGTGGAGCAGATTATACACAAGCACAGCTAAGTACGTTACCTGTCGGAACAGCAGGCGATATTTTCACATTAGAAGCAATTGAACGTTTGCTAAAAGCCCCAAAAACTTTAAACTATACAGAATATCTTCCATTTTATTTTATAAATAACCCTCATTTATTCCGGGTCAATATAGTAAAACTTCCTCCTCCATTGTGTTATCCTTCTTGGAGGTTAACATTAGATGAACAACCAGATTTAGACATGTTTAATGAACTTTATAAAAATCTTTATGTAAAAGACGAACCTGTATTTTTTCAGCAAATAAAAGATTACATCCTTCAAAATCCTGAGCTCATTCAAATCAATAGTCATGTGAAATTGAAATGGGCGAATCAACAATCATTAGTGGATGAGCTAAATAGAGAAACAAAATTATAA
- the pseC gene encoding UDP-4-amino-4,6-dideoxy-N-acetyl-beta-L-altrosamine transaminase, with product MAREILGIHGGNPVRGTYLPYGQQQIDDHDIQAVIDILKGDFLTTGPTIQQFEEAIAKYVGANYAVSFSSGTAALHAACYAAGITEGDEVITTSMTFVASANCILYQGGKPVFADIDYETYNISTKSIEEKITNKTKAIIPVHFTGQPVELDKIKKIANENNLIIIEDAAHALGATYKNQKIGSIGDMTMFSFHPVKHITTGEGGVITTNNTLLYEKLVQFRTHGIERNPQKLLDNHGPWYYEMQFLGYNYRMTDIQAALGLSQLSKLDSFIKIRKKYVDIYNKEFNSLPEIIIPKQLPQTHSSWHLYIIRLNTKLLKGNRKEIYEALQKENIGVNVHYIPVHLQPFYQNLGYRKGLCPQAENLYEEIITLPLFPKMTKVDVEDVIKAVRKVLSFYRVAKH from the coding sequence ATGGCCAGGGAAATTCTCGGTATACATGGGGGAAATCCTGTTAGAGGAACATATTTGCCTTATGGTCAACAACAAATTGATGACCATGATATTCAGGCAGTTATAGATATATTAAAAGGAGACTTTTTAACGACAGGACCAACGATTCAACAGTTTGAGGAGGCTATAGCAAAATACGTTGGGGCAAATTACGCTGTTTCTTTTTCAAGTGGTACAGCTGCTTTGCATGCTGCCTGCTATGCAGCTGGAATCACAGAGGGAGACGAAGTAATTACAACCTCAATGACATTTGTAGCAAGTGCAAATTGTATTTTATACCAGGGTGGAAAGCCAGTTTTCGCTGATATAGACTATGAAACATACAATATCAGTACTAAGTCTATAGAGGAAAAGATTACAAACAAAACAAAGGCTATTATTCCCGTACACTTTACTGGGCAGCCTGTAGAATTAGATAAAATAAAAAAAATAGCAAATGAGAATAACTTGATTATCATTGAAGATGCAGCACATGCATTAGGAGCCACTTATAAAAACCAAAAGATTGGTTCAATTGGTGATATGACAATGTTTAGCTTTCATCCTGTGAAACATATTACAACAGGAGAGGGTGGAGTAATTACTACAAATAATACTTTGCTTTATGAAAAGCTTGTTCAATTTCGTACACATGGAATTGAAAGGAATCCTCAAAAACTTCTTGATAATCATGGGCCTTGGTATTATGAAATGCAATTTTTGGGTTACAACTACAGGATGACTGATATACAGGCTGCTCTTGGCTTATCACAGTTAAGTAAATTAGATTCTTTTATTAAGATTAGAAAGAAATATGTAGACATTTATAATAAAGAATTTAATAGTTTACCTGAAATCATCATACCAAAGCAATTGCCCCAAACCCACTCAAGTTGGCACCTTTATATCATTCGGTTAAATACTAAATTATTAAAGGGTAATCGAAAAGAAATTTATGAGGCATTACAAAAAGAAAATATTGGTGTGAATGTGCACTATATTCCCGTACATTTACAACCGTTTTATCAAAATTTGGGTTATAGAAAAGGCCTTTGTCCACAAGCCGAAAATTTATATGAGGAAATTATTACACTTCCTCTATTTCCAAAAATGACAAAAGTTGATGTAGAGGATGTAATAAAAGCAGTAAGAAAAGTTCTTTCGTTTTATAGAGTTGCTAAACATTAA
- a CDS encoding dTDP-glucose 4,6-dehydratase, protein MKILVTGGAGFIGRWVVKRLLQDKHEVWILDNLANSTTANIIEFVHDLNLKQCIQGDIKDKKLVDQLFKNHSFDLCYHLAASINVQDSIDDARTTFENDTIGTFNLLEQCHKHNVKMVFMSTCMVYDKATNTQGISELDPIKPASPYAGSKIAAENMVLSYYYAYKLPVVVIRPFNTYGPFQKTGGEGGVVAIFINNKLDKIPVNIYGDGKQTRDLLYVEDCADFVVKAGYSSKANGHIINAGTGQDISINKLAELISGNKVSIQHVTHIHPQSEIQKLLCNYEKAKTILNWEPKVSLEDGVIKTEEWIKSLKINPKEKE, encoded by the coding sequence ATGAAAATTTTAGTAACTGGTGGTGCAGGATTTATTGGTAGGTGGGTTGTAAAGCGATTATTGCAAGATAAGCATGAAGTATGGATATTAGACAATTTAGCCAATTCAACTACAGCAAATATTATCGAGTTCGTTCATGATTTAAACTTGAAGCAATGTATACAAGGAGATATTAAAGATAAAAAATTGGTTGACCAATTATTTAAAAATCATTCATTTGACCTTTGTTATCATTTAGCAGCAAGTATTAATGTTCAAGATAGTATAGATGATGCTAGAACGACTTTTGAAAATGATACAATAGGTACTTTTAATTTGTTAGAACAATGTCATAAGCATAATGTCAAAATGGTCTTTATGAGTACTTGTATGGTATATGATAAAGCTACTAATACACAAGGAATATCAGAATTAGACCCCATTAAACCAGCTTCTCCATATGCTGGATCAAAAATAGCTGCTGAAAATATGGTTCTATCTTACTATTATGCTTATAAGCTTCCAGTTGTGGTAATTCGTCCATTTAATACGTACGGACCATTCCAGAAAACTGGAGGTGAAGGTGGGGTTGTTGCCATTTTTATAAATAATAAATTAGATAAAATACCAGTAAATATTTATGGAGATGGGAAACAAACGAGAGACCTTTTATACGTTGAAGATTGTGCAGATTTCGTTGTAAAAGCAGGCTATTCTTCTAAAGCAAATGGTCATATTATCAACGCAGGAACAGGACAAGATATATCAATTAATAAATTAGCAGAATTGATTTCGGGAAATAAAGTAAGTATTCAACATGTAACTCATATCCATCCACAAAGTGAAATTCAAAAATTATTATGTAACTATGAAAAAGCAAAAACAATATTAAATTGGGAACCGAAAGTTTCTTTAGAAGATGGAGTTATTAAAACAGAAGAGTGGATTAAATCTTTAAAAATTAACCCTAAGGAGAAAGAATAA
- a CDS encoding SDR family NAD(P)-dependent oxidoreductase: MFFKNKNVLIIGGTGTIGKSILSNVLEGKPKVIRIFSRSEYNQFLLQEEFRGENQNIRYLIGDIRNYDRLYSAMENIDYVFHVAAMKHVSFCEYNPFEAVLTNIFGTQNVIKAAITQKVKKVIFTSSDKAISPTNNYGATKLTAERLITSAEYSKGSSETIFASVRFGNVMGSRGSVIPLFENQIKENHKITVTDLSMSRFMMTLKQATMLTIEAMKIAKGGETFILKMPVISLKDLSEVMIEEVTKLYSLSKDNIKIEEIGLKPGEKMYEELMTHDESLQAFELPDMFIIPSPLKKGAQYENANRAKPGFYRSDYQDAISKEELRNLIINQQLLAGGEKL, encoded by the coding sequence ATGTTTTTTAAAAATAAAAACGTTTTAATTATTGGTGGAACAGGAACAATTGGAAAAAGCATTCTTTCTAATGTTTTAGAGGGAAAGCCAAAAGTTATAAGAATTTTTAGTAGAAGTGAATATAATCAATTTTTATTACAAGAAGAGTTTAGGGGTGAAAATCAAAATATTCGCTATTTAATTGGGGATATTCGAAATTATGATCGCCTATATAGCGCAATGGAAAATATTGATTATGTGTTCCATGTTGCGGCGATGAAGCATGTTTCATTTTGTGAATATAATCCGTTTGAAGCGGTATTGACCAACATTTTTGGAACACAAAATGTAATAAAAGCAGCAATTACCCAGAAAGTAAAAAAGGTGATTTTCACAAGCTCTGATAAAGCAATTTCACCAACAAATAATTACGGTGCAACAAAACTAACAGCTGAAAGATTGATAACATCAGCGGAATATTCAAAAGGATCTAGTGAAACAATATTTGCAAGTGTACGTTTCGGAAATGTTATGGGATCGAGAGGTTCTGTTATTCCCTTATTTGAAAATCAAATTAAAGAAAATCACAAAATAACTGTAACTGATCTTAGTATGAGCAGATTTATGATGACACTGAAACAAGCAACGATGTTAACCATTGAAGCAATGAAAATAGCAAAGGGCGGTGAAACTTTCATATTGAAAATGCCAGTTATTTCATTAAAAGATTTAAGTGAAGTGATGATAGAAGAAGTTACAAAGTTGTATAGTTTGTCCAAGGATAATATTAAGATTGAAGAAATTGGATTAAAACCTGGTGAAAAAATGTATGAAGAACTTATGACACATGATGAATCTTTACAGGCTTTTGAATTACCGGATATGTTTATCATACCAAGTCCACTAAAAAAGGGTGCTCAATATGAAAATGCCAATAGAGCGAAGCCAGGATTTTATCGTTCTGATTATCAAGATGCGATTTCAAAAGAAGAGCTTAGAAATTTGATTATAAACCAGCAACTACTAGCAGGAGGGGAGAAATTATGA
- a CDS encoding CDP-glycerol glycerophosphotransferase family protein, whose amino-acid sequence MSDIYLKNYWLLNLEYINVFSELKHYNVPLPLLSNFYQYLDEDVKNKMKEKDFYKQLSIEPIEETQLQLEFEKRMSSFQSKIKRINQNGVILLNSDYLRFSVSNFTHFNPNHTKILTRSKKTELYGLPTICAPDYINKAPNTAHVFIEKAKKIYSKFNKHPLFSNMFFQKKLLSDLPIMIEKLNMAYFIFKEQVISGVIVGTTEDIASRALTFLSKSEGIPSYCLQHGAIMGEEAYFPVFATKQVVYGRYERDWYLQKGVSESQIEIIGHPRYDDIFDRVYMDKKNLFKQLKIDPSTKVVFIATQPFKTSFYIELTEKLVKDKNITVIIKPHPWEKGRNLVGEYVRLSNVYPNVKYITNEVNMYDVILHANLVVISNSTVGLEAMLLDIPVVVYKSLLEDRDYKYYDKLDWLVNHSIEDMVSTIEKVLNDSLQSSLAKELRQQFISENYPQEVSTKKLQGLIQSAQG is encoded by the coding sequence TTGAGTGACATCTATTTGAAAAATTACTGGTTATTAAATCTAGAATATATAAATGTTTTTTCTGAATTAAAGCATTATAATGTTCCTTTACCATTACTGAGTAATTTCTATCAATATTTGGACGAAGATGTAAAAAATAAAATGAAAGAAAAAGATTTTTATAAACAACTGTCAATTGAACCTATAGAGGAAACACAGTTGCAGTTAGAGTTTGAAAAAAGAATGTCTTCATTTCAATCAAAGATAAAAAGAATAAATCAAAATGGAGTGATTCTCCTGAATTCAGATTATCTCCGTTTTTCAGTAAGTAATTTTACTCACTTTAATCCAAATCATACAAAGATATTAACTAGATCAAAAAAGACAGAACTTTATGGTCTTCCTACAATTTGTGCACCAGATTATATAAATAAAGCCCCTAATACTGCACATGTTTTCATCGAAAAGGCTAAAAAAATCTATTCAAAGTTTAATAAACATCCACTATTTTCAAACATGTTTTTTCAAAAAAAATTACTCAGCGACCTCCCTATTATGATTGAGAAACTTAATATGGCATATTTCATATTTAAAGAACAAGTTATTTCTGGTGTGATTGTTGGCACAACGGAGGATATAGCAAGCAGAGCTCTTACTTTTCTATCTAAAAGTGAAGGGATACCGAGTTATTGTCTTCAGCATGGTGCGATAATGGGTGAAGAAGCATACTTTCCAGTTTTCGCTACAAAACAGGTTGTATATGGAAGATATGAACGAGATTGGTACCTTCAAAAAGGGGTCAGTGAATCTCAAATTGAGATTATAGGGCATCCCAGATATGATGATATCTTCGATAGGGTATATATGGATAAAAAGAATCTTTTTAAACAATTAAAAATAGACCCCTCTACAAAAGTGGTTTTTATTGCAACCCAGCCATTTAAAACTTCATTTTATATAGAATTGACAGAAAAATTAGTTAAAGACAAAAATATCACAGTTATTATAAAGCCTCATCCTTGGGAAAAAGGGCGTAACTTAGTGGGAGAATATGTTCGGTTAAGTAACGTATATCCTAATGTTAAATATATAACAAATGAAGTGAACATGTATGATGTTATTTTACATGCGAATCTTGTGGTTATTTCTAATTCAACAGTAGGGTTAGAGGCAATGTTATTAGATATACCTGTAGTTGTTTATAAATCGTTATTAGAGGATAGAGATTATAAGTATTATGATAAATTAGATTGGCTTGTAAATCACTCTATTGAAGATATGGTGAGCACGATTGAAAAGGTCCTAAACGATTCTTTGCAGTCAAGTCTAGCAAAAGAATTAAGACAACAATTTATTAGTGAGAATTATCCACAAGAAGTAAGCACCAAAAAGTTGCAAGGCTTAATTCAAAGCGCACAAGGATAA